In a genomic window of Ipomoea triloba cultivar NCNSP0323 chromosome 3, ASM357664v1:
- the LOC116013689 gene encoding DNA-directed RNA polymerase III subunit RPC5: MADLDLEDLDAAPTKPQARPGRFAPKGSRAKPQPSKLKTEPVSTSDSVLPEPYPVPVAKKEELDSKPVIINNIPESKPEEDDRSANDVALMDVDAKPENGDDELLDNEPMDTEGGEDEVVREIDVYLTPSIDHDTKLYVMQYPLRPIWRPYEMEERCEEVRVKTSSSEVEVDLSIDFDSKNYDRNADYPMTKQSLLTKWKPTPLATGYAVGVLVGNKLHLNPIHAVVQLRPSMEHHKPGGPKKTNIQTSAAENPVKIEEAKEQKPPVPSKKQNKPMGKLQDKDIEESWVCLKYHGAQSDVSSRCFRKMVEAEGSPVKFSMSPDDYVNVLCPGALTGGDKVKAPPIRSLILLPLEERFKTWLTEGPPIHRFDTLKHLAPEESAEEILGVLQKHAVLVQGLWVPKSSLVCKKDKPVELVARDYVLSLFSKAPSIKNSVFKDKAVALDRAMKDVLNVLAVERPILNDWKLKEKPDTKFLKLYPHIVKEQAEKWELLERSMLDVISKGSSKRQAKHSSENTVTKKSPASTIPDKQGPKTTNGSQSRTPMSEETREALPKALLKLFKVHKVCSFQQICQRLREMAVSESARPKGNAREATAAAMGVDAPPEELQAIINQVAVNIHGVYVLKSSPDFPQYDALRKVVIALLIAEGPNAKLKRASVIEAARLQLNKDITDTEFQKVVSELCVSQSSGWVLKRGDGSPK, translated from the exons ATGGCGGATTTGGATTTAGAGGACCTAGATGCTGCTCCGACCAAGCCTCAAGCTCGACCAGGGCGGTTTGCGCCGAAGGGTTCAAGAGCTAAACCGCAACCCTCCAAACTGAAGACGGAACCGGTATCTACTTCTGATTCCGTGTTGCCGGAACCCTATCCCGTTCCTGTGGCTAAAAAGGAAGAATTAGATTCCAAGCCCGTGATAATCAATAACATCCCGGAATCCAAGCCTGAAGAGGACGACCGGAGTGCCAACGACGTCGCACTGATGGACGTGGACGCCAAGCCTGAAAACGGAGACGATGAATTACTGGATAACGAGCCAATGGACACTGAAGGCGGGGAAGACGAAGTTGTTCGAGAGATTGACGTTTATCTTACTCCCTCCATTGATCATGACACCAAG CTATATGTAATGCAGTATCCTTTAAGACCAATATGGCGACCATATGAAATGGAGGAAAGGTGTGAAGAG GTGAGGGTGAAGACTTCAAGTTCAGAGGTTGAAGTTGACCTGAGTATTGATTTTGATTCCAAGAATTATGACAGAAATGCTGATTATCCTATGACAAAGCAG agTCTTTTAACTAAGTGGAAACCAACTCCTCTCGCAACAGGATATGCTGTTGGGGTCCTGGTTGGCAATAAG TTGCACCTCAATCCCATTCATGCAGTTGTGCAGCTCCGACCATCAATGGAACATCATAAGCCTGGTGGACCTAAAAAGACAAACATTCAAACTAGCGCTGCTGAAAATCCAGTTAAAATAGAAGAAGCTAAGGAACAAAAGCCTCCAGTTCCATCTAAGAAGCAG AACAAGCCAATGGGAAAATTGCAAGACAAGGATATTGAAGAG TCGTGGGTGTGCCTCAAATACCATGGTGCACAGAGTGACGTTTCATCCAGATGTTTTAGAAAAATGGTTGAGGCTGAAGGTTCTCCAGTAAAGTTTTCCATGAGCCC GGACGACTATGTGAATGTCTTGTGTCCTGGTGCATTGACTGGAGGTGATAAAGTGAAAGCCCCCCCAATAAG GTCTTTGATTTTGCTTCCACTGGAAGAACGTTTCAAAACTTGGCTTACTGAG GGACCACCTATTCATCGTTTCGATACTCTGAAGCACCTGGCCCCTGAAGAATCAGCAGAAGAAATTTTGGGAGTCCTCCAAAAGCATGCCGTATTAGTTCAAGGGCTTTGGGTTCCAAAAAGTTCTTTAGTATGTAAAAAAGACAAGCCTGTAGAACTTGTAGCAAGGGACTATGTTTTATCATTGTTTAGCAAAGCACCTTCGATAAAAAATTCAGTGTTTAAAGACAAAGCGGTTGCCCTTGATAGAGCAATGAAAGATGTATTAAATGTACTAGCTGTCGAGAGACCAATCCTCAATGATTGGAAGCTTAAAGAGAAGCCTGAcactaaatttttaaaactttatccCCACATTGTGAAGGAGCAAGCTGAGAAATGGGAACTTCTGGAAAGAAGTATGCTTGATGTTATTTCCAAAGGAAGCAGTAAGCGTCAGGCAAAACATTCTTCAGAGAATACTGTTACAAAAAAATCACCAGCATCAACAATTCCTGATAAGCAAGGGCCAAAAACTACGAACGGGAGTCAGTCAAGGACACCAATGTCAGAAGAAACTCGAGAGGCTTTACCGAAGGCCCTCCTGAAACTTTTTAAGGTTCACAAGGTTTGCAG TTTTCAACAAATCTGCCAACGTTTGAGGGAAATGGCGGTTTCTGAGTCTGCTCGTCCAAAGGGAAATGCCAGAGAAGCAACCGCTGCAGCAATGGGTGTTGATGCTCCTCCAGAGGAGCTTCAGGCAATTATAAATCAGGTTGCTGTAAACATACATGGTGTCTATGTTTTGAAGTCATCACCCGATTTTCCGCAGTATGATGCATTAAG GAAGGTGGTTATTGCTCTTTTAATTGCGGAAGGTCCTAATGCAAAGCTTAAAAGGGCTTCAGTTATTGAGGCTGCTAGATTGCAACTCAACAAGGATATTACAGACACGGAGTTTCAGAAG GTTGTATCGGAGCTATGCGTATCACAAAGTTCGGGTTGGGTTCTAAAACGCGGTGATGGAAGTCCAAAATAG